The genomic DNA GGCCCTGGCCGTCGGCTCCGGCGCCTCGCTGGGCCGCGAGACGGCGCCGCGCCAGTTGGCCGCTGTCCTGAGCAGTTACGGCACGACGTGGCTGGGCCGTCTGACATCGTCGACCCTGGGCACGCTGACGGCCCGCGACCGCGAGATTCTGCTGTCCTGCGCCGCGGGGGCCGGCCTGGGCGCGGTGTACAGCGTGCCGCTGGGTGGGGCGTTCTTCGCCGCGCGCGTCATGATGGGCACCTGGCACCCCAAGGTCGTCGGCACGGCGCTCATCACGTCGAGCCTGGCGGTCGCGGTGTCGCATCCGGTCACCCATTTCGAGCGCGACCTCACCTGGCCGGATCCGGCACTGTCGTACCAATTCGCCATGCTGGCACTGGCCATCGCACCCCTGGCGGTGGTGATCGGCCTGACGTTCAACCGGTTGATGACGGCAGCGGGACCCAAGCCGCAGCTGACCTCCTGGCTGCTCATCCCGGGCGTCGCACTGGCGGGGCTGGTGACCGGCATCTGCTCGATCTACCGGCCCGAGCTGCCCGGCAACGGCCGCAGCGTGCTGATCGTCAGCGTCGACGCGCAGCTGAGCCTCGCCGCCGCGGCGGTTCTCCTGGTGCTCAAACCGCTTCTCACCGCGCTGTATCTGCGGGTCGGCGCGGTCGGCGGTCTGATCACCCCGGCGCTGGCCACCGGTGCGGCCGCGGGCACCGTCGCGACGTTCGCTCTCAACGGCCTGGCCGATACGCATCTGCACCTACCCGCCATGGCACTGACCTGTGCGGCGGGCGTCCTCGCGATCACCCAGCGGGCCCCGGCGTTCGCGGCGCTCTTCGTCTGGGAGCTGGCGCATCCGCCGATCTGGCTGCTGCTGGTTTTCGCCGTGGCCGCGTACTCGTCACACGGCATCCGGCTGCTGCGGGAGCAGTCAGCCGCTCGCGCGACCGCCGCTGCAGCGCCGGCTCACGAACCGCTCAGGGGACCTTGACCCACTTGCCGGCGTCGCCCACGATCCCGACCGGGACTGCGCCGGTGAGGCTGACGTTCTGCACCGTCGGCCCCGCGGCGACGATCGTGGTGTCCTGCAGGATCGGCAGCACCGTCTCCATCGCCCAGAGCTTGGGCTCCAGCTCGTTCAGCACGTCGGCGATCTTCTCGGTACCGGCGAGCGCCGCGTCGATCTTCGGCTGGATCGCGTGGTCGCAGATGCCCGTCAAGTTACTGGGCGCCTGCACCAGCTGATCGCCGCCGAGCGGCTTGGGCAGCGGGATGGTCGGCGCCGTCGACGTCACCGTCGGCGTCGACGGCTGCGGCACAGCGGTTTTCGAGGTTGACGCCGTCGGCTGTCCCGTGGGCGCCGGCGGCGTGGCGGTGGAGACCGCCGTCGCGTCCAGTCCCGGGCAGCCGTAGCGCGATGCCAGCACCGTCGCCAGGTCGCCCCCGGCATGACGCCAACCGACGATCGCGTCTACCCGCTCCAGTCCCTCGGCGTACAGGGCCACCGGATCCATGGCCAGCACGGTGGCCTCGATCCCGACGCTGCGCAGTTGGTCGGCTGCCGTGTTCGCCACCGCGACCGACGTCGGGTCGTTGGCGGCGACGCCGATGGCCAACCCCAGCGGCTTGCCGTCTTTGACCAGCCGATCGTGGCCGGGCGGCGGTGGCATGCCGGGAGGCGACGGCGGCGCGACGTCGGGCTCGATGTTGTACCCGGCACGCACCAACAGGTCCATCGCGGCGTTGCGGTCGAGGGCCGGCGGCGCCGTCGGCACGTAGCCCGGGTCCGACGGGGTCCGGATCTGCGCCTGGGCCAGCGTCACGGTGTTGTCGCTGCCCGCGCCGACAGCGGCCAGCAGGCCGACGTCGAGCAGGCCCAGCAGTGCCTTGCGCACCTGGACGTCGGTCAGTGCGGGCCGCTGCGCGCGCAGCGTCAACTGCATGACCCGCGGGGTGACGATCCGCGCGGTCCGCACGCCCGGGATGGCCGCGAGTTGCGCGAACGTCGCCTGCCCGCCGTGCACCTGGGCCACCTGGGTATCCCGGTTGCGGATCGAATCAGCAAGGGCCGCAGGCGATCCCCCGCGCCGGAACAGCACCTGGTCGGGCACCGACGGCACGCTCCAGTAGCGGTCGTTGCGCGCCAGCAGGATTTCGTCGCGCTGCGGGTCGATGCTCTCGACGCGGAACTGGCCGCCCGTCACCGGCATGGCCCGCGCCAGCCCGGCACCGAAACCGCCCGGCACGTCCTTGACGATGTGCGCCGGCAGGATGTTATTGAACAGTTCGCGCCAGGCCGGGTACGGCCGGGCGAAGGTGACGACGGCCGTCTTGCCGCCGTCGACCGACTGGACACCGGTCACCAGGTCGTAGCCGGCCGGGTCGACGACGCCGGGCTGGCTGACCATCTGGCGCCACTGGTACCAGTAGTCGTCGGCGGCGATGGGCGCGTTGTCGGTCCACTGCGCCTCGGGACGAATCTTGTACGTGACGGTGAACGGGTTCTGATTGGTCACGTCGGCCGACAGCAGCAGCGACGGGTCGAGTTCCCAGCGCGACCCCGAGGGCGACGCCGGATCGGCGATGGGCCGGAACGAGCTCGGCAGGACCAGCGCCGAGATGGCCGCGTTGACCGGCGACTGGTCGGACTGCAGATGCGGGTTGAACCCGGGGCCGATCCAGTCGATGGCCATGATGATCTGGCTCATCTTGGGCGGCGGCGGGACGACGGTCTTGATCGTCTCGGTGCTGCGCGGCGCCGGCGGCGGACTGACGGTGCAGCCCGCAAGCGCCAGGACCGACACCAGTGCGCCTGTCGTCATCAGCTGGCGGCGGGCGGTCGGCACGCCGTTCAGGGTATCCGCCGGGTGAGCCCGAACCACCATCCGAGGCCCCCGCCGCAAATCCCCGTCGCGCCGCTCGCCCCTGATGTGGTCCACAATTTCCGGTATGGGCCTACTGCCGAAGCCGTACACCCCACTGTCCGATGCCGACGTCGCCGACGCGCTGAGCCGTGCCGTCGCCGTCATCAACCCATTGCTCAACGTGCTGTCGCAGGCCGATCCGATCGGGCTCCGCAGGCGCACCCACCGGCTCCTGACCCCGCCGCGCGGTTTGGTCGGCCTGGTCCGTCGGCTGCGGGTGGGGCACCGGCGTGCCGAGGCCGGCCGCAGCCCCAGCACCGCGGACCGGGCGCTGAACGCGGGCGCCCACCTGATGAACGCCGCTGACCTGCCCGGTACCGCCGCGTGGGAGCGGCTGAGCCGGGACGAGCGCATCCACTGGTGGGTGCACCGCGTCGGCGCGTTGAACACCGTGCTGGTGGCCACGCCGGGCGCGTTCGGTGTGCTGGCCCGGGTACTGCCGGTCAGCGAATTGGCCGGTTTCATCAACCACGCCATCGTGCTGTGCGCGGTGGCCCGCGAATACGGCGTCACCGATCGGCGCGAGCAGGTGCGGCTGCTCGCCGCGGTGTTGTGCGGGCGCCAGCTGTCCGCGGACTTCGACGTGCCGCAGGCCGCGGAGCCGGAGCCGCTGCCCGACACCCCGCCGGACGGCTGGAAGCCCCTGGAGGCCATCACGTCGTCGCTGCCGGTCGTCGTCGTCAAGAGCATCTGGCAGCTGGCCGGCATCCTGCGCGCGACGTTCGACGAGATCGCCAAGCGGCCACAGCCGACCAAGTGGTGGCAGCGCCTGAGCGCGCTGCCGTGGGTCGGCGCGGTGTCCACGTACTTCGGTGAGCGCGGCGCGCTGATCAAGGCGGCCGACGAGGGTGTCGCGTGGCTGGACCAAAACCAGAAGGCCGGCTAGCGCTTCGCGAAAACGCGTGCGCCGGCCGGCCTTTCGGTTCGGTGAGAGTTAGTTGCGGGCCTTCTCGCGGGCCTTGGCGCGAGCGCGCAGGCTGGCGGTCAGCTCGACCTTGCGCACGCGCACGACCTCGGGGGTGACCTCGACGCACTCGTCCTCGGCGCAGAACTCCATGGCCTGCTCCAGGCCGAGCTCCAGCGGCCGCGCCAGCGTCTCCATGACGTCGGCGGTCGAGCTGCGCATGTTGGTCAGCTTCTTCTCACGGGTGACGTTGATGTCGAGGTCCTCGGCGCGCGGGTTGATGCCCACGACCTGGCCCTCGTAGGTGTCCTGGCCCGGCTCGACGAAGAACTGACCGCGGTCGGCCAGCTGGATCATCGCGAACGGGGTCACCGTGCCGCTGCGGTCGGAGACCAGCGAACCGGTGTGCCGGGCGCGGATCTCGCCGGCCCACGGGCGGTAGCCGTCGAACACGGCGTTGGCGATGCCGGTGCCGCGCGTGAGGGTGAGGAAGTCGGTGCGGAAGCCGATCAGGCCACGCGACGGCACGATGAAGTCCATGCGAACCCAGCCGGCGGCGTGGTTCGTCATCTCTTCCATGCGGCCCTTTCGGGCGGCCATCAGCTGGGTGATGGCGCCGACGAACTCCTCGGGACAGTCGATGGTCATGGCCTCGAACGGCTCGTGCAGCTTGCCGTCGATCTGCCGGGTGACCACCTGCGGCTTGCCGACCGTCAGCTCGAAGCCCTCGCGGCGCATCTGCTCGACCAGGATGGCGAGCGCCAGCTCGCCACGGCCCTGGACCTCCCAGGCGTCCGGGCGGCCGATGTCGACGACGCGGATCGAGACGTTACCGATGAGCTCGGAGTCCAAGCGGGACTTGACCATTCGCGCGGTCAGCTTGTGGCCGGATACCTTGCCGGCCAACGGCGAGCTGTTGGTGCCGACGGTCACCGAGATGGCCGGCTCGTCGACGGTGATGCGCGGCAGCGCGTGTGCGTGCTCGAGGTCGGCAAGGGTGTCACCGATCATGATCTCGGACATGCCCGCCACGGCGACGATGTCGCCGGCGACGGCCTCGGTGGTCGGGGTGCGCTCGACGCCGACGGTGACGAGCAGCTCGGTGATCTTGCCGGTGGTGATGACGGGGGCGCCGTCGACCTCACGCATCCAGGCCACCTGCTGGCCCTTCTTGATCTTGCCGTTGTAGACGCGCACCAGCGCCAGACGGCCGAGGAAGGCCGACGCGTCGAGGTTGGTCACGAGCGCCTGCAGCGGGGCGTCCGGGTTGCCCTTGGGCGCCGGGATGTGCTCGAGCAGCACGTCGAACAGCGGGTCCAGGTTCTCGCTGTCGGGCACCTCGCCGTTGGCCGGCTGGACGGTCGAGGCGACACCGGCGCGACCCGACGCGTACAGGGTCGGCAGGTCGAGCGCCTTCTCGGCCGCCGCCTGGGCTTCCTCGTCCAGGTCGGAGGCGACGTCGAGCAGCAGGTCGTGGCTCTCCTCGACGACCTCGGCGATGCGGGCGTCGGGCCGGTCGGTCTTGTTGACCACGAGGATGACGGGCAGGTGCGCGGCCAGGGCCTTGCGCAGCACGAAGCGGGTCTGCGGCAGCGGGCCTTCGGAGGCGTCGACCAGCAGCACGACACCGTCGACCATGGACAGGCCGCGCTCCACCTCGCCACCGAAGTCGGCGTGGCCGGGGGTGTCGATCACGTTGATGACCGTCACGGTGCCGTCGGCGTTGTGCCGGTGCACCGCGGTGTTCTTGGCCAGGATCGTGATGCCCTTTTCCTTTTCAAGGTCACCCGAGTCCATGATGCGTTCGGTGGAGTCGTCACCCCGGTCCAGGGCTCCGGACTGCCGCAGCATGGCATCGACGAGGGTCGTCTTGCCGTGGTCGACGTGTGCGACGATGGCGACATTTCTGAATCCGGCGCTGGCCTGCTCACTCACGCCCAAGATTGTCGCAGCGAGGGGGTCGGTTTGCGAAACCGCGGACGGCCTGGCAAAACTGCTAATCGATGAAGGCCAGCAAGCTCACCGGGGCTAAACCGAAGAAGAAGTGCTGCCGCAGCAAGCCCCGGTGCAAGCGGTGTCCGCTGGTGCTGCACAAGGTCCAGAAGGCGGCGCACCACGGGGTCCACGGCAAGGATCTCGAGAAGGTTTACAAGCGCGCCCGCAAGGCCTGATATATAGCGATTGACCTGCCTCTTTAACTGTTTCGCGAGTACCGTGGAAGCGTCTCGTCAGCTCGAGGGAACCAGCGCGAGGAGGTCGTCGTCATGACCATCTACGAAGTGTTGACCGGAGTGATCGGGTTCGTGCTGGCGCTCGGCGCGACGGCTGCGATACTCGCCGGATTGGCCAATTGGGCCGGCGGATTCTTCGTGGTGCGGTGTGCTGCGTGTCACCATTTGGCGTTCTCCACGGTGAACAAACCGAAGACCGATTGCCCGCATTGCAAGTACCCCGCGCTGCTGCATCCGCTGTACACCGCGCAGCACGGCACCGCGATGGCGTCGGCGCGCGTCGTCGGCGACAAGCTGCACTACTGAGTCAGCGCGACTGAGTCAGCGCGGCCGTCAGCTCGGCCAGCCACGCGCGGTCGGCGGGCACCCAGGGCAGGTCTTCGAGTTCGGCCGCGCCCACCCAGCGCACCGCGTGGTGATCGTGGGCGTGGGGCGCGTCGTCGGTCGACACCCGGTACGCCCGCAATATGACGGTGTCGGACAACGGCACGTCCTCGCCCAGCCTTTCCCCGACGGTCACCGTGACGCCGAGTTCTTCCTGCAGTTCGCGGGCCAGCGCCTGGGCGTCCGTCTCCCCCGGCGCCACCTTCCCGCCCGGCAGTTCCCAGAGGCCGGCGAGTTCCGGTGGCCGATTGCGCTGCGCGACCAGCAGCCTGGCGTCGGCGATCAGGGCGCCCGCGACGACGATCACGTCGGTCAGGTTACTGGCTCGTCGATCGTGGGGGGTTACGCGAAATCTGGCCGGTCCACGGTCACGAACGTGCGGCCAGACCGTCGATTTCGCGGATCCGGCGCTCTGTTCGCACGCTCGCGACGTCCCGGGCTCCCGCACCACCACGACCGTGCCTACAGAGCGCCTCAACCGCCAAACCGACGATCCCTGTGCACATTCGTGCGAGCTCAGCGCGGGCGCACGGGCGGGAGTACGTTCGAAACCATGGCCGTTCTCACCGATGAACAAGTAGACGCCGCACTGCCCGAGGGTTGGGAACGAGCCGACGGCGCCCTACGCAGGTCCGTGAAGTTCCCGGCATTCCTCGACGGCATCGATGCCGTTAGGCGAGTGGCGATCCACGCGGAAGCCAAGGACCATCACCCGGACATCGATATTCGTTGGCGCACAGTGACTTTCGCTCTTGTCACGCACTCCGAAGGCGGCATCACCGACAAGGACGTGGCGATGGCCGAAGACATCAACGGGCTCGTCTGAGCCGGGCCATCCACACCAGCGTCAGCACCGTCATCACCGGGTAGATCAGCCCCGCCCAGGCCAGGTACCACGGCCGGCTGATCACCCAGATCGTCGGCTGCGCGAAACTCAGCAGCCACGGCACGCCGACCAGCAGCAGCACCAGCCAGGTCCAGCGCAGCGCCCGCGCGGAACGCAGCGCCGCGAACGGCCCGTGCCACAGCCACATCATCAACGGGATCAGCCACACCCAATGGTGGGTCCATGAGATCGGCGAGAACAGCAGTCCGAACAACTGCACGACGAGCAGCGCGCCCAGTCGATCGGGCCGGTCGGCGCCGTAGACGGCACGCCAGGCGAACACCGCCAGCACGGCCGTCAGTACCACCGCGATCAGCACCGCGGGCTCGAAACCGGCGTCGTGGCCGACGATTCGCGAAATCGCGCCGCGCCAGGACTGGTTGAACGACGTCGCGACGGGACCGATGCGGTTGGCATCGCCGAGCAGGTCGGTGAAGTAGTAGAGCGCCTGACCCCGCAGCACCAGCCACGACACCAGCACCGTGCCGGCGAACGTGACAGCCGCGAACACCGCAGCACCCCACCGGCGGACGCCCAGGAAATAGAGTCCCGTCACCGCGGGTGTCAGCTTCACCCCGGCGGCCAGACCGACCAGCAGACCGGACCACCACCACCGGGTGCTGTAGACGGCGTAGAGGACGGCCAGTACGAGGATGACGTTGATCTGCCCGTAGTCGAAGGTGCTGCGCAGCGGCTCGGTCCAGATGCCGACGGCCGTCCACGCCATGGCCAGCCGGTGCCCGGGGTCGGCGAATCCGATGAGCCGCAGGCTGATCCACACCACGCCGTAGAGCGCCACGATGATGCCGACCTGCCAGCAGAACGCCAGCAAACCGAACGGCACGAAATGCAGCGGATAGAACAGCACCGCCGCGAACGGCGGGTAGGTGAACGGCAGCGGGAAGTCCGGGGTCTGGTCGGCGTAGACGTAGTCGTACAGCGGGTGACCACTGCCCAGACTCGCCGCGCCGCCGACGTAGACGTGGAGGTCGACGAAGTTGGCGCCGTTGGGCACCAGGTAGGTCCAGGCGAAGCGCGCAGCGACGCTGAGCGCCAGCATCAGCGGCGCCCAGCGCAGAACTGATCGCGTGGCGGTGTTTATCGCATGACTGTAACGGTCGGTCACCCTTCGCCTTCCGATCAGTAACGGATCTATAAATGCCACACGTGTCACTTGAGTAACACCAGTAACTGAATAGCTTCGGTTCTGACGCGCCACGACTGGACCGGGAGGACCCCCAAAATGCGCACACGTACCACTGGAAAAATGTTGGCCACCAGCATGATTGCCGCCGCCGGCGCAGTTCCGGTGGCGATCGCCCTGAGCGCGGTCGCCGCTGCCGACCCGGCCCCCGCGGCCCCGGCCCCCGTCGTGCCCGGCACGCCGCTGGTCAACGAACTCGCCCAGGCTCCGGCCCAGGCCCTGTCGGGCGTGACGCAGGCCCTCACCTCGGGTGCACCGGCCGCCGCGCCGGCCGCTCCCGCTGCCACCGCCTCGGTGACCCTGCCGCAGAACCTGGTCCCCGGCGCCGCCGCACCGGCTGCCGCTGCTCCGGCTGCTGCCGCTGCGCCCGCCCCGGCTCAGGGCATCATCCCGTCGGCCAACATCAACCTGCCGCAGATTCCGGGCTCGCCCGTGCCGCTGCCGAAGCAGATCGCCTTCCCGGGTGACCTGACCTCGCTGCTGCCGGCCGGCACCCCGCTGGCGAACCTGCTGCCCGCGCCGGCTGCTGCCGCAGCTCCGGCCGCGACCGCCGCCACCGCTGCGACCTCGCCGCTGACTGCGCCTCTCGCCGCCGCGACCGCACCGCTGGCCGCACCGCTCGCTGCGGCTGCCGCTCCGGCTGCCGCCGCTCCGCTGGCCGCTGCCACGGCTCCGCTGGCCGCTCCGTTGGCTGCCGCTCCGGCTGCGGCGTCGCCGCTGGCCACCGCACCCGCCGCTGTGGCGGCTGCCGCCCCCGCGGCACAGGCCATCCCGGGCGTCGTGCCGGGGATCATGAGCCTGACCAGCCTCGCGCCGGTCATCACCTCCGGCTTGCCGTGATCCGCGCCGTAACCAGATAACCGATACGAAACCGGGGAGAGAGTCATGCAATCGAGGAAGCTGTTCGTCGCACTCGGCGCGTCCGTCGCACTCACGATCGGCGCGGCGACCGTCGCGCACGCCGATCCGGCCTCGCCATTGCCGTTGCCGCTGCCCATCGATGGCCTTCAGGCTCCTGGCCTGCCGGCCATGCAGACTCTCGCCCCGGTGATCCAGCAGGCCGCCGCTGACCCGGCGGGCGCCGCGGAGCTGCTCATGGCAGCAGCCCGGGCGTTCGCCGGCAACAAGGCCGCACCGTCGGATTCGAAGAATCTGGCCAACGCCGTGAACCAGTTCGCCGCCGATCCGGCTGCGAACCACGTACCGGCCCCCGGCGCGGTGCCGGGCGCCGAGGCCCACCTGCCGGCCGGCGTCGACCCGGTGCACGCCGTCGGCCCGGTGGCCGAGGCCGCTCCGGCACCGGCCCCCGAGGCGGCACCCGCACCCGCGCCCGAGGCCGCCCCGGCTCCCGCCGCAGCCCCTGCGCCCGCTC from Mycolicibacterium phocaicum includes the following:
- a CDS encoding chloride channel protein, which gives rise to MTRRALEFGSAVLLTGLLAGVAGAITVSMLHAIEHLAYHYSYGLLLDGIGASSPVRRALAPAIGGALAGLGWWILRRRSGVPSLSATIAGKKPMQHLPMAADAALQALAVGSGASLGRETAPRQLAAVLSSYGTTWLGRLTSSTLGTLTARDREILLSCAAGAGLGAVYSVPLGGAFFAARVMMGTWHPKVVGTALITSSLAVAVSHPVTHFERDLTWPDPALSYQFAMLALAIAPLAVVIGLTFNRLMTAAGPKPQLTSWLLIPGVALAGLVTGICSIYRPELPGNGRSVLIVSVDAQLSLAAAAVLLVLKPLLTALYLRVGAVGGLITPALATGAAAGTVATFALNGLADTHLHLPAMALTCAAGVLAITQRAPAFAALFVWELAHPPIWLLLVFAVAAYSSHGIRLLREQSAARATAAAAPAHEPLRGP
- a CDS encoding ABC transporter family substrate-binding protein, whose product is MVVRAHPADTLNGVPTARRQLMTTGALVSVLALAGCTVSPPPAPRSTETIKTVVPPPPKMSQIIMAIDWIGPGFNPHLQSDQSPVNAAISALVLPSSFRPIADPASPSGSRWELDPSLLLSADVTNQNPFTVTYKIRPEAQWTDNAPIAADDYWYQWRQMVSQPGVVDPAGYDLVTGVQSVDGGKTAVVTFARPYPAWRELFNNILPAHIVKDVPGGFGAGLARAMPVTGGQFRVESIDPQRDEILLARNDRYWSVPSVPDQVLFRRGGSPAALADSIRNRDTQVAQVHGGQATFAQLAAIPGVRTARIVTPRVMQLTLRAQRPALTDVQVRKALLGLLDVGLLAAVGAGSDNTVTLAQAQIRTPSDPGYVPTAPPALDRNAAMDLLVRAGYNIEPDVAPPSPPGMPPPPGHDRLVKDGKPLGLAIGVAANDPTSVAVANTAADQLRSVGIEATVLAMDPVALYAEGLERVDAIVGWRHAGGDLATVLASRYGCPGLDATAVSTATPPAPTGQPTASTSKTAVPQPSTPTVTSTAPTIPLPKPLGGDQLVQAPSNLTGICDHAIQPKIDAALAGTEKIADVLNELEPKLWAMETVLPILQDTTIVAAGPTVQNVSLTGAVPVGIVGDAGKWVKVP
- the typA gene encoding translational GTPase TypA, encoding MSEQASAGFRNVAIVAHVDHGKTTLVDAMLRQSGALDRGDDSTERIMDSGDLEKEKGITILAKNTAVHRHNADGTVTVINVIDTPGHADFGGEVERGLSMVDGVVLLVDASEGPLPQTRFVLRKALAAHLPVILVVNKTDRPDARIAEVVEESHDLLLDVASDLDEEAQAAAEKALDLPTLYASGRAGVASTVQPANGEVPDSENLDPLFDVLLEHIPAPKGNPDAPLQALVTNLDASAFLGRLALVRVYNGKIKKGQQVAWMREVDGAPVITTGKITELLVTVGVERTPTTEAVAGDIVAVAGMSEIMIGDTLADLEHAHALPRITVDEPAISVTVGTNSSPLAGKVSGHKLTARMVKSRLDSELIGNVSIRVVDIGRPDAWEVQGRGELALAILVEQMRREGFELTVGKPQVVTRQIDGKLHEPFEAMTIDCPEEFVGAITQLMAARKGRMEEMTNHAAGWVRMDFIVPSRGLIGFRTDFLTLTRGTGIANAVFDGYRPWAGEIRARHTGSLVSDRSGTVTPFAMIQLADRGQFFVEPGQDTYEGQVVGINPRAEDLDINVTREKKLTNMRSSTADVMETLARPLELGLEQAMEFCAEDECVEVTPEVVRVRKVELTASLRARAKAREKARN
- a CDS encoding (deoxy)nucleoside triphosphate pyrophosphohydrolase translates to MTDVIVVAGALIADARLLVAQRNRPPELAGLWELPGGKVAPGETDAQALARELQEELGVTVTVGERLGEDVPLSDTVILRAYRVSTDDAPHAHDHHAVRWVGAAELEDLPWVPADRAWLAELTAALTQSR
- a CDS encoding 4a-hydroxytetrahydrobiopterin dehydratase, which translates into the protein MAVLTDEQVDAALPEGWERADGALRRSVKFPAFLDGIDAVRRVAIHAEAKDHHPDIDIRWRTVTFALVTHSEGGITDKDVAMAEDINGLV
- a CDS encoding mannosyltransferase, whose amino-acid sequence is MLALSVAARFAWTYLVPNGANFVDLHVYVGGAASLGSGHPLYDYVYADQTPDFPLPFTYPPFAAVLFYPLHFVPFGLLAFCWQVGIIVALYGVVWISLRLIGFADPGHRLAMAWTAVGIWTEPLRSTFDYGQINVILVLAVLYAVYSTRWWWSGLLVGLAAGVKLTPAVTGLYFLGVRRWGAAVFAAVTFAGTVLVSWLVLRGQALYYFTDLLGDANRIGPVATSFNQSWRGAISRIVGHDAGFEPAVLIAVVLTAVLAVFAWRAVYGADRPDRLGALLVVQLFGLLFSPISWTHHWVWLIPLMMWLWHGPFAALRSARALRWTWLVLLLVGVPWLLSFAQPTIWVISRPWYLAWAGLIYPVMTVLTLVWMARLRRAR